Sequence from the Fusarium oxysporum Fo47 chromosome VI, complete sequence genome:
GAAGTCAGAGCGACCAATACCAGCCTTTGACCGGCGGCGGCGGATAACATAGAGACCAACGACCATGGCAAACCTGAACATCGCATCAGGGTAAGTGCCCAGACTAACAACTATGAGACGGATCAGCATCAGAAAACATCAAGAGGGGTCGAGCTACTAACCGAAAGTGAAGGCATCGCCTGCCGAGGGTGCAACAATCATGATGAAAGTCAACACCCACTTGAGGATGTAAGGACCAAGCGGTGTGCCAAAAGGCTTAGTCGAGACCCAGAAGTTGGTGTAAGGTAAAACACCCTGTCGACCAATCTCGCGAAGCATACGTGCAGATCCAATCAACACAGCAAGAAGGTTACCAAAGGCACTCAGCAGTACAAGAAAGTTGAGGACATTGGCAGCAGACTTGCTATCACCAAAGAGCttagagaagaagacggatGCAGCAATCTCACTAGCCTCGGCGAACTCCTCCTTGGGAACGACAGCGAAGTAGGCGATGTTGCAGAGCATATACAGCACAGCGACGACCGTAAGCGACACAGCACCGTTTCGCTTGAGCGTGGGGATGGGATTTTGAATCTCGTTGACGACGTTGAAGGCGTTCCAGTATCCAGCGTATGAGAAGACGATACTGACGAGGGCACTAGCTAGATCGTTGCCGTTGGGGGTTGCACCTGCGAAGGCGTCGCGGAAGTTATGGCCTGGGTCGGGAATGCGCTTGACGTTGCCACCGAGGACGACGAATCCTgcgatgctgatgctgtGTGATGTGTTAGGGGTGAAGGGTATGGAGGAATGGGAGGGCTTACAAGACTAGAGTGAGGATCTTCAGGGCGCCGATGAAGTTGACCAGCCAGAGGGAGTACTTGTTATGCGCGATAACAAAGATGACAGCAAGGGTATAAGCTGCAATGGCGACACCTCGCATCTGCCATTCGGAGGGGGTATCGCCGGTCATTCGCCAAAGGTACTTGGACAGAACTATATATGGTCAGAACGCGCAAGCTTAAAGATGAAAGATGAAAGCAACTCACCGACGGCATTGCTACTGCTGAAGGACAGAATGACCGACTGGACAGCAAAGGTAACAGGGAAGAAGTGCTTAGGCCGAGGATACGCCTGCTCAAGATACACAACCTCAGAGCCACTGCGGTTAGGAAAGTAACTCGCCAATTCCAGATAAACACTGAAACCAGaagcagccatgatgaagccaaTGAACCAGATGATCAGCGCTAGACCGACAGACCCAGCACGGTTAAGAATACTCGAAGCTGTACCTCATTAgtctcaacttcttccataCAAGTAGGATGCTTATATGAGTAGGGTACGTACGCGTAGAAAAGATACCAGTTCCAATCATCATATTCACGTTCAGAAAGATAACCGTAAGCCAACCGACGTTGTATCCAAGCGGCGAGTGCGATTCAACAGGCGCACCGACGGCCTCTTGGTATGAAGGCTTGGAGCCATTGCCGCCTTTGACGCGTGTGTATGCGAGACCGCCATCGTGAATGACCGAGGGTTCGGAGTCGCTTGCCTCAGGGTCCGCCGAGACGGTAGCCGTGGTTTTCTGGCTTTCAAAAAAGTTTGAGAAGCCCATTTTGCCGAAAACCTCAAGAGATGAAACCAGTGCGGTCGGTATAATCTGATCAAAGCAGTAGATTGGTATGCCGATGGGGTGAAGTAAAACGTGCGACGATGGATTGAGTTATATAAACATGGATCGTCTGTGCGGCCGTGGTGTGTGCAGGATGACACAATtctcgaggatcttgacaTGACTGCACCAAGACTCGGGTTCCCCGTTGGAAATCCCACCCTGTATATCCGAGCTGGAACGACATAGTCGCATGCTTAAAAGAACATCCACTCAAAAGGTAGGATCTCCGCGTGGGATGAGCCTTGTTTGCGGACTTGGATAACTGCTGGTGGCGAGGAATGGATCGGTCTAGATGGGGGTTGTATAACGTTGTAGCGCATTGTGTCACTCGATGACATTTCGGTAGCTTGGAAATTCGGCAGGCCTTTTTACTCAGAGCTTCGAGTATAGCATTGTCGATCTAGATTACAGAGCAGCAAAAGAACCGTGCTGGACGGCTGTACAGTAACTCTTGGATCGCGGGATAAGACAAATAGCCCATCCAGCGATTCTTACGACCACATCAACAAACCCTTCCAACATCTAAAACAAGACCCTCCATTCTCCTCCACAAATTCGCCGAACTCTCCAAGTGTATCCCCCCTCCAAGCTTTAAACAAACACCTTAAAACTACCGGCGCCTCCCCGACTCAACCATCCAATTCAGGAAACACCTCGTTTGTTCAGACCAATGAAATCCCCCATATTTCCCGTTTCGCAATAACGGGGATGTGATTGTCTCATACCCAAAACAAGTGGGATACCCGATAATATCTGATAACGACATCGACTGTCGTGATAGCGAATCTATAATTGTTGCTCAATTAGGTTTAGTCTCGGAAAGGATCGAGAGGCCGCGGCTGCGGGAGACGAACCGGGCCCGCTGGAACAAGCATGGAGGTTTGTCCGCAAGGTCTTATTGGTGTGGAGCTTGTATAATTTGGCTCAttctccaaggccaagctttTGTGCTATCAATTTGGTGTTGGCTTAGTGGGGGTTAACTATGGGCTCGATGGCGCACAGCAGGATCTACGTCTATATAGCCCAGAATGGCGAAAGACTGCTATGCTTGCTAGTGCAGTAAGACGATTTCTGAATTGAAACTCTAGAGCAGGCTAGATCCTATAATCAATGGGATGAATTGAACAAGGGTCTTCTTTGTTTCGCGGGTTTATTGATGATTCACCGGATTAACTAAAatttatagaaatattataatcccACCTGGTTCTTCACCTCTATACTGATGTAATGATCGATAAGCAGCACTCACTGTGGTTGTCTGGACTCATCCCTGCATTCTCCGCATTGGTTATACAGCACCTGACACACTGTTTGCCCTGTAGTCTATGATATAACTTTGCCGACTTTTTCTTCCTCGGATCAGCAGACGTTGGAAGAAAGAGCTGCGAAAGAGCAACCCAGACTGAAGTATCTTGTGTAGACATTACGCGTGTGATGGGAAGACGTGTCATCTGCCAATCTGGTgtcggaagaagaagcccatcTCCTTGGACAAGAATAGACTGGAACCCATTGAGCGAATCACACGTCTTGCCTTCACAACTTGCAACTGTGAACGCGAAGTTGAGCCTCTCCCCAAATTCCTGCGGCCCC
This genomic interval carries:
- a CDS encoding amino acid permease-domain-containing protein, producing MGFSNFFESQKTTATVSADPEASDSEPSVIHDGGLAYTRVKGGNGSKPSYQEAVGAPVESHSPLGYNVGWLTVIFLNVNMMIGTGIFSTPSSILNRAGSVGLALIIWFIGFIMAASGFSVYLELASYFPNRSGSEVVYLEQAYPRPKHFFPVTFAVQSVILSFSSSNAVVLSKYLWRMTGDTPSEWQMRGVAIAAYTLAVIFVIAHNKYSLWLVNFIGALKILTLVFISIAGFVVLGGNVKRIPDPGHNFRDAFAGATPNGNDLASALVSIVFSYAGYWNAFNVVNEIQNPIPTLKRNGAVSLTVVAVLYMLCNIAYFAVVPKEEFAEASEIAASVFFSKLFGDSKSAANVLNFLVLLSAFGNLLAVLIGSARMLREIGRQGVLPYTNFWVSTKPFGTPLGPYILKWVLTFIMIVAPSAGDAFTFVVSLGTYPDAMFRFAMVVGLYVIRRRRSKAGIGRSDFKAWHPPVIFYILIQVFILVMPWYPPKGGPYAGDVSFWYATYCVVGIAIVLVCALYYVVWMFLLPKWKGYAIRTEITNVDDNGANTHRLVRVPYADLPRWDEEHDEAGNLRQRTTVVAPSSEGSIKA